The Collimonas sp. PA-H2 genome contains a region encoding:
- the hutH gene encoding histidine ammonia-lyase, translating to MHLAELKDLPLPAAADGRRAICFDQGRLTIEDIVAIAAGEARVTLSEAPAFRAAITRGADFLDRLLREDGTIYGVTTGYGDSCTVNVPAELIPELPHHLYTYHGCGLGELFNPPQTRAIMAARLASLSKGYSGVSVGLLEQITHLLQEDLLPLIPSEGSVGASGDLTPLSYLAAVLCGEREVWRDGAKVPAAEALATAGITPLRLRPKEGLAIMNGTAVMTALACLAYDRAAYLVRIATRITAMASFALDGNAHHFDETLFAVKPHAGQQQVAAWLRQDLPTSDAPRNQKRLQDRYSIRCAPHVIGVLADALPWMRESIENELNSANDNPIIDGENERVLHGGHFYGGHIAFAMDSMKNAVANVADLLDRQMALLVDSRYNHGLPANLSGAEGSRASINHGLKALQISASAWTAEALKQTMPASVFSRSTECHNQDKVSMGTIAARDCLRVLQLTEQVVAALLISVRQGVWLRSRQEGAAQPQQKLQQMMELLAVDIDVIREDRMLEPDLRRLLERLRLQHWQLYE from the coding sequence ATGCATCTCGCTGAACTGAAAGATCTCCCTCTGCCGGCCGCTGCAGACGGACGCCGCGCCATCTGTTTCGACCAGGGACGCCTGACGATTGAAGATATCGTAGCCATCGCCGCAGGCGAGGCGCGGGTGACTCTGTCCGAGGCGCCGGCGTTCCGTGCCGCGATTACCCGCGGCGCCGATTTCCTGGACCGCTTGCTGCGCGAGGACGGCACCATCTACGGCGTCACCACCGGTTATGGCGACTCCTGCACCGTCAACGTGCCGGCCGAACTGATCCCCGAGCTGCCGCATCACCTGTACACCTATCACGGCTGCGGCCTGGGCGAGCTGTTCAACCCGCCGCAGACGCGCGCCATCATGGCCGCGCGGCTGGCATCGCTCAGCAAAGGTTATTCCGGCGTCAGCGTTGGTTTGCTGGAGCAGATCACGCATCTGCTGCAAGAAGACTTGCTGCCGCTGATCCCGTCCGAAGGCTCGGTCGGCGCCAGCGGCGACCTGACGCCCTTGTCCTACCTGGCCGCCGTGCTGTGCGGCGAGCGCGAAGTCTGGCGCGATGGCGCCAAGGTGCCTGCCGCCGAAGCCCTGGCCACGGCCGGCATCACGCCGCTGCGCCTGCGGCCGAAAGAAGGGCTGGCGATCATGAACGGCACCGCGGTGATGACAGCCCTGGCTTGCCTGGCCTATGACCGCGCCGCATACCTGGTGCGCATCGCCACCCGCATCACCGCCATGGCCAGCTTTGCCCTCGACGGCAACGCCCATCACTTTGACGAAACCCTGTTTGCCGTCAAGCCGCATGCCGGCCAGCAGCAGGTGGCGGCCTGGCTGCGCCAGGATCTGCCGACCAGCGATGCCCCGCGCAATCAGAAGCGTCTGCAGGACCGCTATTCGATCCGCTGCGCACCGCATGTGATCGGCGTGCTGGCGGACGCTTTGCCGTGGATGCGCGAATCGATTGAAAACGAACTCAACAGCGCCAACGACAATCCCATCATCGATGGCGAAAACGAACGCGTGCTGCACGGCGGCCATTTCTACGGCGGCCACATCGCCTTCGCCATGGACAGCATGAAGAATGCGGTGGCCAATGTCGCCGACCTGCTGGACCGGCAGATGGCCTTGCTGGTCGACAGCCGCTACAACCACGGCTTGCCGGCTAACCTGTCCGGCGCGGAAGGGTCGCGCGCCAGCATCAACCACGGTTTGAAAGCCTTGCAGATCAGCGCTTCCGCCTGGACTGCGGAAGCGCTCAAGCAAACCATGCCGGCTTCGGTGTTTTCCCGTTCCACCGAATGCCATAACCAGGACAAGGTCAGCATGGGCACCATCGCCGCCCGCGATTGCCTGCGCGTGCTGCAATTGACCGAGCAGGTGGTGGCGGCCTTGCTGATCAGCGTGCGCCAGGGCGTCTGGCTGCGCAGCCGCCAGGAGGGCGCGGCCCAGCCGCAACAGAAGTTGCAGCAGATGATGGAGTTGCTGGCTGTGGATATCGACGTCATCCGCGAAGACCGCATGCTGGAACCCGATCTGCGCCGCTTGCTGGAACGCCTGCGCCTGCAGCACTGGCAGCTGTACGAGTAA
- a CDS encoding acyltransferase, which translates to MSTQQAQQHWAQINEASFVGGMRLLFWVYRIAGRWPFRIALYPVLGWYLLSKPAARRASMTYLQRLCTFDPAVGRINRIRPGLRGVFQHFASFAENILDKMLLWGGLFKTAEVVSFGREQMLENIQAQRGGLLICAHLGNLELCRVLSRQRQALRITVLVHTKHAQAFNRLLAKLDPDSQLNLMQVSEMTPATAMILAEKVGRGEFVAIAGDRIPVSAAPRVARASFLGKTAAFPVGPYVLASLLQCPVYLLFSMTKNGHSECHFELFRETIRLPRKERDLILNELAAAYAARLEHFCLRAPLQWFNFYDFWQLSGYKDASR; encoded by the coding sequence ATGAGCACGCAGCAAGCGCAGCAGCATTGGGCGCAGATCAATGAAGCCAGCTTTGTCGGCGGCATGCGGCTGCTGTTCTGGGTTTACCGCATTGCCGGCCGCTGGCCTTTCCGCATCGCCTTGTATCCGGTGCTGGGCTGGTATTTGCTGAGCAAGCCGGCGGCTCGGCGTGCCTCCATGACTTATTTACAGCGCTTGTGCACCTTCGATCCGGCGGTCGGCCGGATCAACCGGATCCGGCCAGGCCTGCGCGGCGTGTTCCAGCATTTCGCTTCCTTTGCTGAAAACATCCTCGACAAGATGCTGCTCTGGGGCGGCCTGTTCAAGACTGCCGAGGTCGTTTCATTCGGCCGCGAACAGATGCTGGAGAACATACAGGCGCAGCGCGGTGGTCTGCTGATCTGCGCACACCTGGGCAACCTGGAATTGTGCCGGGTGCTGTCCCGGCAGCGGCAGGCGCTGCGGATCACCGTGCTGGTGCACACCAAGCACGCGCAAGCCTTCAACCGCTTGCTGGCCAAACTCGATCCGGACAGCCAGCTTAACTTGATGCAGGTCAGCGAGATGACGCCGGCTACCGCCATGATCCTGGCGGAAAAGGTCGGGCGCGGCGAATTCGTCGCCATTGCCGGCGACCGCATTCCGGTATCAGCTGCGCCGCGGGTGGCGCGCGCCTCCTTCCTCGGTAAAACCGCAGCCTTTCCGGTCGGCCCCTATGTGCTCGCCAGCTTGCTGCAATGCCCGGTCTATCTGCTGTTTTCGATGACCAAAAACGGCCACTCCGAATGCCATTTCGAACTGTTCCGGGAAACCATCCGGCTGCCGCGCAAGGAGCGCGACCTGATCCTCAATGAACTGGCGGCCGCCTACGCGGCAAGGCTGGAGCACTTTTGCCTGAGAGCTCCGCTGCAATGGTTCAATTTCTACGACTTCTGGCAATTATCTGGATATAAAGATGCATCTCGCTGA
- a CDS encoding glycosyltransferase family 2 protein, which translates to MSRAEYLAEPGIGADPGQFTPCAVIPVYNHEHAIGAVVAAVLAHDLPCVLVDDASSASCAAVLDALAGADPQRITLLRHAVNRGKGGAVLTGVQHAAAAGFSHALQIDADGQHCTDDIPRFLQHAAAAPNSLIAGCPQYDDSVPTLRLYARYLTHVWVWINTLSLDIKDSMCGFRVYPLPSLIRLAQRRQLGERMNFDIEVLVRLYWDGVAIVNLPTRVAYPLDGVSHFRAGLDNLLISRLHATLFFGMLWRAPRLLARRLLPRRGAA; encoded by the coding sequence ATGTCTCGGGCTGAATATCTTGCTGAACCCGGTATCGGGGCCGATCCGGGGCAATTCACGCCTTGCGCCGTGATCCCGGTGTACAACCACGAACATGCTATCGGCGCGGTAGTGGCCGCGGTGCTGGCCCACGACTTGCCGTGCGTGCTGGTGGACGATGCCAGTTCGGCTTCATGCGCCGCGGTGCTCGATGCGCTGGCCGGCGCCGATCCGCAGCGCATCACCTTGCTGCGCCATGCCGTCAACCGCGGCAAGGGCGGGGCGGTATTGACCGGCGTCCAGCATGCCGCCGCTGCCGGCTTCAGCCATGCGCTGCAAATCGATGCCGACGGCCAGCATTGCACCGACGACATCCCGCGTTTCCTGCAGCATGCCGCCGCCGCGCCAAACAGCCTGATCGCCGGTTGTCCGCAATACGACGACAGCGTGCCCACCCTACGCTTGTATGCCCGCTATCTGACCCATGTATGGGTCTGGATCAACACCTTGTCGCTGGATATCAAGGATTCGATGTGCGGCTTCCGTGTCTATCCCTTGCCGTCCCTGATCCGCCTGGCGCAGCGCAGGCAACTGGGTGAACGCATGAATTTCGATATCGAAGTGCTGGTGCGCTTGTACTGGGACGGCGTCGCCATCGTCAATCTGCCGACCCGGGTTGCCTATCCGCTGGACGGCGTCTCGCATTTCCGCGCCGGCCTCGACAATCTCCTGATCTCGCGCCTGCATGCGACGCTGTTCTTCGGCATGCTGTGGCGCGCACCGCGTTTGCTGGCGCGCCGCCTGTTGCCCAGGCGAGGTGCGGCATGA
- a CDS encoding AMP-binding protein, which produces MSDPRNLLTLLSAPSGCADERPFAWRDGRALSWDYFLAQAAAWRDMLARQPGSRFALYSSDSAHFASILFGAWQAGKTVYLPGDVLPATCANLDALVDGYLGEFPPQYAPLTIAATSEQPIKHGFKALQPDFPGLMIFTSGSTGEPQAVPKFLSQLATEVATLEQLFGERIGDAGIFATVSHQHIYGLLFKVLWPVSQRRAIHAQQINYLEELQAAGRSFVLISSPAHLKRLPAELASTQNASSLAAMRAIFSSGGPLPPEVAAEAGRLLGSVPIEVYGSSETGGVAWRQRSSDDDSWQVMPAIAWRVAAGQELLEIRSPHLPDMEWYAMADQVQALDQRRFRLQGRVDRIVKVEEKRISLDALERQLKAQAAVADAKVLLLDQSASQPRQRIAAFVVLSALGSQILAAQGKLALNRQLRDGMAHAVEPVALPRSWRYLEALPFNSQGKTTRADLLALLESPEAPVAIKRPILPATRLLEQEPLRVLLELAVPADLLYFDGHFAEAPILPGVVQVDWAVSYGREYFALAPQFLGMQALKFQRVITPGMVVQLELQHDLQKSSLSFRMFSAAGQHAGGRIAFGGAHVSG; this is translated from the coding sequence ATGTCTGATCCGCGCAATCTGCTGACACTGCTGAGCGCGCCCTCTGGCTGCGCTGATGAACGGCCGTTCGCCTGGCGCGACGGCCGCGCGCTGAGCTGGGATTATTTTCTGGCGCAGGCTGCCGCCTGGCGCGATATGCTGGCGCGCCAGCCTGGCAGCCGCTTCGCCCTGTACTCCAGCGACAGCGCGCATTTTGCGAGCATCCTGTTTGGCGCCTGGCAGGCCGGCAAGACGGTTTATCTGCCGGGCGACGTGCTGCCCGCCACCTGCGCCAATCTGGACGCGCTGGTGGACGGTTACCTCGGCGAATTCCCGCCGCAATATGCGCCATTGACAATCGCCGCCACAAGCGAGCAGCCCATAAAGCATGGCTTCAAGGCGCTGCAGCCGGATTTTCCAGGATTGATGATCTTCACCTCCGGCAGTACCGGCGAACCGCAAGCGGTGCCGAAATTCCTGTCGCAGCTGGCTACGGAAGTGGCTACCCTCGAACAACTGTTCGGCGAACGCATCGGCGACGCCGGCATCTTCGCCACCGTCTCGCACCAGCATATCTACGGCTTGCTGTTCAAGGTGCTATGGCCCGTGAGTCAGCGGCGCGCGATACATGCGCAGCAGATCAATTACCTGGAAGAGCTGCAGGCGGCTGGCCGTTCGTTTGTCCTGATTTCCAGCCCGGCCCATCTGAAACGGCTGCCGGCCGAGCTGGCTTCCACGCAGAACGCTTCATCACTGGCTGCCATGCGCGCCATCTTTTCCTCCGGCGGCCCGCTGCCGCCGGAAGTGGCGGCCGAAGCAGGGCGCTTGCTGGGATCGGTCCCGATTGAAGTGTATGGCAGTTCGGAAACCGGCGGCGTCGCCTGGCGCCAGCGCAGCAGCGACGATGACAGCTGGCAGGTGATGCCGGCGATTGCATGGCGCGTAGCGGCCGGCCAGGAACTGCTGGAAATCCGTTCGCCGCATCTGCCGGATATGGAATGGTATGCAATGGCCGACCAAGTGCAAGCGCTCGACCAGCGGCGCTTCCGTCTGCAGGGAAGAGTGGACCGGATTGTCAAAGTCGAAGAGAAGCGTATTTCCCTGGATGCCCTGGAACGCCAGCTCAAGGCGCAGGCCGCGGTGGCCGATGCCAAAGTCCTGCTGCTGGATCAATCGGCATCCCAGCCGCGCCAGCGGATTGCCGCTTTCGTGGTGCTGTCCGCGCTTGGCAGCCAGATTCTGGCGGCGCAAGGCAAGCTGGCCTTGAACCGTCAGCTGCGCGACGGCATGGCGCACGCGGTCGAGCCGGTGGCGCTGCCGCGCAGCTGGCGTTATCTGGAAGCCTTGCCGTTCAATTCGCAGGGCAAGACCACCCGCGCCGATTTGCTGGCGCTGCTGGAATCGCCGGAAGCGCCTGTGGCAATCAAGCGGCCCATCTTGCCGGCTACACGCCTGCTGGAGCAGGAGCCGCTCAGGGTATTGCTGGAGCTGGCAGTGCCGGCCGATCTCTTGTACTTCGACGGCCATTTCGCCGAGGCGCCGATCCTGCCTGGCGTGGTGCAGGTCGACTGGGCTGTCAGCTACGGCCGCGAATATTTTGCACTGGCGCCGCAATTCCTGGGCATGCAGGCGCTGAAGTTCCAGCGCGTGATTACGCCTGGCATGGTGGTGCAGCTGGAGCTGCAGCACGACCTGCAAAAAAGCAGCTTGTCATTCCGCATGTTCTCTGCCGCCGGCCAGCATGCCGGCGGCCGTATCGCTTTTGGAGGCGCCCATGTCTCGGGCTGA
- a CDS encoding acyl carrier protein encodes MSKEEIYLWLVNVLHEMFEIDKDKVTPQANLYTDLDIDSIDAVDLVVKLKQLTGKRLQPDVFKAVRTVQDVVDALAALLAEDAG; translated from the coding sequence ATGAGCAAGGAAGAGATCTACCTGTGGCTGGTGAATGTGCTGCATGAAATGTTCGAGATCGACAAGGACAAGGTAACGCCGCAAGCCAATCTGTATACCGATCTGGATATCGATAGCATCGATGCCGTGGATCTGGTGGTCAAGCTCAAGCAGCTGACCGGCAAGCGCTTGCAGCCGGATGTGTTCAAGGCGGTGCGCACGGTGCAAGACGTGGTCGATGCATTGGCTGCCTTGCTGGCAGAGGATGCCGGCTAA
- a CDS encoding phosphopantetheine-binding protein yields the protein MQQLEEEVKQVIIDVLQLEDITPADIVNDAPLFVDGLGLDSIDALELGVAIQKRYGISLSADSTETRNHFASVRTLATMIASNRKK from the coding sequence ATGCAGCAGCTTGAAGAAGAAGTAAAGCAGGTCATCATCGATGTCCTGCAGTTGGAAGATATCACTCCGGCCGACATCGTTAACGATGCGCCGTTGTTCGTCGACGGCCTCGGCCTCGACTCGATCGATGCGCTGGAACTCGGCGTGGCGATCCAAAAGCGATACGGCATCTCGTTGTCGGCGGATTCGACCGAGACCCGTAATCATTTTGCTTCAGTGCGCACGCTGGCCACGATGATCGCCAGCAATAGAAAGAAATGA
- a CDS encoding 1-acyl-sn-glycerol-3-phosphate acyltransferase: MLKRLNRYWRVLATGASFVVFAIGGLILRALVFPLLNLIIWEHQLRRLIARRVIRWVFRGFVGLMRWLGVLNYDISGLERLERQGLLILANHPTLIDTVFLMAFVKRADCIVKGRLWDNPFTRGPVNAAGYISNDDGNGLVESCITSLRRGSNLIIFPEGTRTAGDGQINLKRGAANIAVRSLSNVTPVVIRCLPPTLGKGAKWWQVPPVAAHFSIEVKDDIDVHEFLARSGSEVLAARHLTAYLQDYFRKESQVHAAA; the protein is encoded by the coding sequence ATGCTTAAGCGCCTCAACCGCTATTGGCGGGTGCTGGCCACCGGCGCCAGTTTCGTGGTGTTCGCCATCGGCGGCCTGATCTTGCGCGCTTTGGTGTTTCCACTGCTGAATCTGATCATCTGGGAACACCAGTTGCGCCGGCTGATCGCGCGCCGGGTGATTCGCTGGGTGTTCCGCGGCTTTGTCGGCCTCATGCGCTGGCTCGGCGTGCTGAATTACGATATCAGCGGCCTGGAACGCCTGGAGCGGCAAGGTTTGCTGATCCTGGCCAATCATCCGACCTTGATCGATACGGTATTCCTGATGGCCTTCGTCAAGCGCGCCGACTGCATCGTCAAGGGACGGCTGTGGGACAACCCGTTCACGCGCGGACCGGTGAACGCCGCCGGCTACATCAGCAACGACGACGGCAATGGCCTGGTGGAAAGCTGCATCACTTCCTTGCGGCGCGGCAGCAACCTGATCATCTTTCCGGAAGGCACGCGCACTGCCGGCGACGGCCAGATCAATCTGAAGCGCGGCGCTGCCAACATCGCGGTGCGCAGCCTGTCGAACGTGACGCCGGTGGTGATCCGGTGCTTGCCGCCGACCTTGGGCAAGGGCGCCAAATGGTGGCAGGTGCCTCCGGTCGCCGCGCATTTCAGCATTGAAGTAAAAGACGATATCGACGTTCACGAGTTTCTTGCCAGATCCGGCAGCGAAGTATTGGCTGCCAGGCATTTGACCGCGTATTTGCAGGATTATTTTAGGAAAGAAAGCCAAGTCCATGCAGCAGCTTGA